Genomic DNA from Paenibacillus sp. MBLB1832:
TAATTCTTAATGTTGATTTTTGTTCAAAAGAAAACCGCCATCTGAAAGGGCGGTTGTTTGACTTCTCTTTCCCACGTTGGTACAGAGGAGTAATCATAATTGCTGTGCGTGACATATCTTCCTTCTCCTGAATATCTCTACACACGAACAAATCAACAATGTTAGTAAAACTCCAATAGCGAAGGTGAAAAAGTTAAAATACAGTGTATTTGTATATTGATTTAACCAGCCGAATCTGTAAATCACAGACTCTGGGGAATTTGGTCCCCCTCCCAGATGATGGAGTAAAGATTGGACCAAATAATATTCTCCGTAAATGAAAAAGATTAGTAAAAACGATAATATCGCAGGTAATTTGACAATGTTTTTAAGATGACGATAATATGACCCGCCGACTTTATAAACGAAGATTAACATGAATAAATACACGGTAACGGCAGGGAAAATGAAGAGTAGTCCTAAGTTTCCATTCCCTGAAATACTGTGACCTTCTCCTCTATATTTCAAGGTAAATAGATTGACGAGAAAAAATAAAACAATGGCTAGAAGCAAGGCTGAGAATAGTATTATCAAGTTAATCTTGGATTTCCTCCGCATATACATGACACCCCCCTTTTAAAGATAACTAGACTATCCTGCTCAATTTTGTTCATGAGGAATAAGAGGTTTGTCGAAGTCTGCTATTTGTGTCCTTTACAGTGAACAAACAAGAAGTGACCAACATATTCTTCTTATTCGACGTTGTATTCTCATATTCCTTACTATCTAAGTAACGGAACCATGCCAAATAATGTTGTAAATACTTCGTTGCTACTCCATTGAAACGGTCAATCCAGCGTTTCAGTCGGCTATGGTAGCTGTTCACGTTCTGAATGTGGTAAACGCCTTTCACACGCTGTCTTCCGTCTGATTTGAAGCGGTAATGGTCTAACCCTTTCGAATTGGCGTACGAACTAAATGCTCGCCACGAATCAGTACAAAGTACGTTCGAATCTGATAAATGACCGCCAATCGCTTCATCCAATTTCGCAGTACGAATACGCCCGCGTCCAAGAACGCCAGAAAAAGTCATCTTCTGACGGTCGCGAGCGACCAATACGCATATTTGTTCGTTGCTGATACCTCGAAATTTAGCTTTGCCGCCGCGTTTACGGGATTTGCGTTCAGAGATGTTTCTTTTCCCTTTCTCAGAGTACAAGAAATAGGTTTCGTCCATTTCGACGATGCCTTGGAACGATTCGGTAGGAATTTGCTTCAGAGCGGAAAGAATCTTATGCCGCCAGTAAAACAAGGTTACATGAGTCACCTCATCACCCAATTGCTCGGCACATTTTCTTAGTGAAAAGCCCTCAATCATGCATTCGATGAACCGAACCCATAGATGAGGTCTTCTGGTGCGTTGAAGAGGCGTGTTAGTAAGATCGTTGAAAGTTTGACGGCAGGCTTTGCAGCGGTAACGCTGCCGTTTTACAATTCCAGTACGCATCTTAATCATGTATTTTCCAAATCGCACAACAAAATGGCTGTCGCAATGTGGGCAGACAAGACCAGCTTTATGCTTTTGCTCCTGGATTTCATCAATTGCACGAATAGGAGCCGACATGGGTTTCATTCGAGACTGCAAGAAATATACAAGTTCCT
This window encodes:
- a CDS encoding IS1595 family transposase, whose protein sequence is MDLKEIKKLADALNESGKQELVYFLQSRMKPMSAPIRAIDEIQEQKHKAGLVCPHCDSHFVVRFGKYMIKMRTGIVKRQRYRCKACRQTFNDLTNTPLQRTRRPHLWVRFIECMIEGFSLRKCAEQLGDEVTHVTLFYWRHKILSALKQIPTESFQGIVEMDETYFLYSEKGKRNISERKSRKRGGKAKFRGISNEQICVLVARDRQKMTFSGVLGRGRIRTAKLDEAIGGHLSDSNVLCTDSWRAFSSYANSKGLDHYRFKSDGRQRVKGVYHIQNVNSYHSRLKRWIDRFNGVATKYLQHYLAWFRYLDSKEYENTTSNKKNMLVTSCLFTVKDTNSRLRQTSYSS